In Rutidosis leptorrhynchoides isolate AG116_Rl617_1_P2 chromosome 2, CSIRO_AGI_Rlap_v1, whole genome shotgun sequence, one genomic interval encodes:
- the LOC139892316 gene encoding protein BRASSINAZOLE-RESISTANT 1-like, with translation MEMMREEGGGSSSAAAADGGGRRKPSWREKENNRRRERRRRAIAANIYNGLRAQGNYNLPKHCDNNEVLKALCKEAGWVVLPDGTTFRKGSRPPLPAIETGGTSNNTTPCSSQKPSPQSSSFVSPIPSYQCSPSSSSFPSPSNFDSTQNPFAYLHNSIPSSLPPLRISNSAPVTPPLSSPTSKCPKPNNFNWESFAKQSISSFNLPFFASSAPTSPTRYQRFTPATIPECDESDCSTIDSCQWVRFKNYEPMLTNPNSPTFNLVKPSAPVTAAKDFGSEKGKGIDFEFENGGVKAWEGERIHDVGLDDLELTLGSGIAKM, from the exons ATGGAAATGATGAGGGAAGAAGGAGGAGGATCATCATCGGCTGCTGCGGCAGACGGCGGAGGTCGGAGAAAGCCGTCGTGGAGAGAGAAAGAGAATAATCGCCGGAGAGAGAGACGCCGGCGAGCAATTGCGGCGAATATTTATAATGGATTGAGAGCACAGGGGAATTATAATTTACCAAAACATTGCGATAATAATGAGGTTTTAAAAGCTCTTTGTAAAGAAGCTGGTTGGGTTGTTCTTCCTGATGGTACCACCTTTCGCAAG GGTTCAAGGCCACCATTGCCTGCAATTGAAACAGGAGGTACATCAAACAACACTACACCATGTTCTTCCCAAAAACCGAGCCCGCAATCATCATCATTTGTGAGTCCGATTCCATCATATCAATGCAGCCCGTCGTCTTCATCGTTTCCAAGCCCATCAAACTTCGACTCGACCCAAAACCCGTTTGCTTATCTTCACAACTCGATCCCATCTTCACTCCCACCTCTTCGTATCTCAAACAGTGCCCCCGTGACCCCACCGCTATCATCTCCAACTTCAAAATGCCCTAAACCCAACAATTTCAACTGGGAATCGTTTGCCAAACAATCGATTTCATCATTCAATTTACCATTTTTTGCTTCTTCTGCACCCACAAGTCCTACAAGGTACCAACGGTTTACTCCTGCAACTATACCCGAATGTGATGAGTCTGACTGCTCAACCATTGACTCGTGTCAATGGGTTAGGTTCAAGAACTATGAGCCCATGTTGACTAACCCAAACTCGCCAACGTTTAACCTGGTTAAACCATCTGCTCCTGTGACTGCTGCTAAAGATTTTGGTTCCGAAAAAGGAAAAGGTATTGATTTCGAGTTTGAAAATGGAGGTGTGAAAGCCTGGGAAGGCGAAAGGATTCATGATGTCGGTTTGGATGATCTTGAGCTTACGCTTGGAAGTGGGATTGCAAAAATGTAA